Proteins encoded by one window of Ursus arctos isolate Adak ecotype North America unplaced genomic scaffold, UrsArc2.0 scaffold_22, whole genome shotgun sequence:
- the LOC113248247 gene encoding ubiquilin-3-like, whose translation MARAREEAGDSRLVSGREPSSRIIRVSVKTPQDCQEFMLAENSSVHHFKKQISKRLHCDTNRLVLIFTGKILRDQDILSQRGILDGTTVHLVVRTHLKGTLPGPRTLSGPTGHCTHRSEPSTSESAGMLARLGRLGRLARSSPDLADFLGQLAQLLMAAPESVVQLLESPVVQGLANEKPANASHAPESSRLVQKPESALKALESLQNPARQQELLQVDKRGLEALKAVPGGDNAMRPVCSDIQQLLLFALAPLVASKGHNPGSELCKEEASPHVNTDPTAIPTALAPARPLVQKVRAGEVTQARCVASNQANPGCGTGMPDVNSGQDLLSQESQQPAGRATVTSQLRPSPSALRRALHVLQKNPTLLHPLAAGSPLRHCMPLLPLLTNPRALQALIQIEKGLQILSKEVPGLAPCLWGPGRPHGTREPPETRGGGQGQRADSVQPTLAVLQLLQALANACSQSTQSSLPSSLLTEGCYQQDLEHLKVMGFANHDANLQALMAAGGDIHAAVERLLGVPEAPVPPADAYSAPPHGEGGGGKGRGGEGK comes from the coding sequence ATGGCTCGGGCTAGGGAAGAAGCAGGGGACAGCCGGCTGGTGTCTGGTAGGGAGCCGTCATCACGCATCATCAGAGTGTCTGTCAAGACCCCACAGGACTGCCAGGAATTTATGCTGGCGGAAAATAGCAGCGTCCACCACTTTAAGAAACAGATCTCCAAACGCCTGCACTGTGACACCAACCGTTTGGTGCTCATCTTCACTGGAAAGATCCTCCGGGATCAAGACATCCTGAGCCAGCGTGGCATCCTGGATGGCACTACGGTCCACTTGGTGGTGAGGACCCATCTGAAAGGAACGCTGCCTGGTCCCAGAACCCTGTCAGGCCCCACTGGCCACTGCACGCATCGTTCTGAACCCTCCACCTCGGAGAGTGCCGGGATGCTGGCCAGGCTGGGCCGGCTGGGCCGGCTGGCCCGGAGCTCACCCGATCTGGCTGACTTTCTTGGCCAGCTGGCTCAACTCCTAATGGCCGCACCTGAGTCAGTGGTGCAGCTCTTGGAGAGCCCTGTGGTTCAAGGCCTGGCAAATGAGAAACCAGCCAATGCCAGCCACGCTCCCGAATCCTCAAGGCTAGTACAGAAACCTGAGTCAGCTCTTAAGGCTCTGGAATCCTTGCAGAACCCAGCCCGGCAACAGGAGCTCCTGCAGGTCGATAAGCGGGGGCTGGAGGCATTGAAGGCAGTGCCAGGTGGTGACAATGCTATGCGTCCAGTCTGCTCTGATATCCAGCAGCTTTTGCTCTTCGCCCTGGCCCCGCTGGTTGCCTCCAAAGGCCACAACCCAGGTTCAGAGCTTTGCAAAGAGGAGGCCAGCCCTCACGTCAACACTGACCCTACCGCCATCCCCACAGCCTTGGCACCAGCCAGGCCATTGGTGCAGAAGGTCAGGGCAGGAGAAGTTACCCAGGCCAGGTGTGTGGCCTCCAATCAGGCCAATCCAGGATGTGGGACTGGCATGCCAGATGTAAACTCGGGCCAGGATCTTCTCTCCCAGGAGAGCCAGCAGCCTGCAGGGAGAGCCACTGTAACCAGTCAGCTGAGACCCTCGCCCTCTGCCTTGCGTAGGGCCTTGCACGTCCTGCAGAAGAATCCAACTCTGCTACACCCGTTGGCAGCTGGAAGCCCCCTGCGACATTGTATGCCGCTACTTCCCCTCCTGACCAACCCACGAGCCCTGCAGGCATTGATACAGATAGAAAAGGGCCTGCAGATACTGTCCAAGGAGGTGCCTGGGCTGGCACCTTGTTTGTGGGGTCCAGGTAGGCCACATGGGACTAGAGAACCCCCTGAAAccaggggtggagggcagggtcAGAGAGCAGACTCTGTGCAGCCCACCTTGGCTGTTCTTCAGCTTCTCCAGGCATTGGCCAATGCCTGCTCCCAGTCCACACAATCCTCATTACCCTCATCCCTCCTCACTGAAGGCTGCTACCAGCAAGACCTGGAGCATCTGAAGGTTATGGGGTTTGCTAACCATGATGCCAATCTGCAGGCCCTCATGGCCGCGGGAGGAGACATTCACGCTGCCGTTGAGAGGCTGCTGGGGGTACCAGAGGCCCCGGTCCCTCCAGCTGATGCCTACAGTGCACCACCtcatggagagggagggggaggaaagggaaggggaggggaggggaagtag
- the LOC113250174 gene encoding olfactory receptor 52D1, translating into MSASNLSDDSLPATLFLMGIPGLEWAHVWIAIPFCAMYLVALAGNAALILVIVTDRALHAPMYLFLCLLSLTDLALSSTTVPKMLAILWFHDGEISFAGCLAQMFCVHSIYALESSVLLAMAFDRYVAICNPLRYTAILNHTVIGTISLVGIFRSVAIVSPFIFLLRRLPYCGHHVMAHTYCEHMGIARLACANITVNIVYGLTVALLAMGLDCILIAISYGFILHAVFRLPSQDARHKALSTCGSHLGVILVFYIPAFFSFLTHRFGQHRVPKNVHIFLANLYVLVPPVLNPVIYGARTKEIQSRLLRLLQLGKILM; encoded by the coding sequence ATGTCAGCTTCCAACCTCAGTGATGACAGCCTCCCAGCCACTCTGTTCCTGATGGGGATCCCAGGGCTGGAGTGGGCCCACGTCTGGATTGCCATCCCCTTCTGTGCCATGTATCTGGTAGCTCTGGCTGGGAATGCTGCCCTCATCCTGGTCATTGTGACAGACAGGGCTCTTCATGCTCCCATGTACCTTTTCCTGTGCCTTCTCTCACTCACTGACCTGGCTCTCAGCTCCACCACTGTGCCCAAAATGCTGGCCATTTTGTGGTTCCATGATGGTGAGATTTCCTTTGCTGGATGCCTGGCACAGATGTTTTGTGTCCATTCTATCTATGCCCTGGAGTCCTCGGTTCTTCTTGCCATGGCCTTTGATCGCTATGTGGCTATCTGCAACCCACTGAGATATACAGCCATTCTCAACCATACTGTCATAGGCACGATTAGCCTTGTTGGGATCTTCCGTAGTGTGGCCATTGTCTCCCCATTCATCTTCTTGCTGAGGCGACTGCCTTACTGTGGTCACCATGTCATGGCACACACATACTGTGAGCACATGGGCATCGCTCGCCTGGCCTGTGCCAACATCACGGTCAATATTGTCTACGGGCTGACTGTGGCTCTGCTGGCCATGGGTCTGGATTGCATCCTCATTGCCATTTCCTATGGCTTTATCCTCCATGCTGTCTTCCGCCTGCCTTCTCAAGATGCCAGGCACAAGGCTCTGAGTACCTGTGGCTCCCACCTCGGAGTCATCCTGGTCTTCTACATTcctgccttcttctccttcctcacccACCGCTTTGGGCAGCACCGAGTCCCCAAGAATGTGCACATCTTTCTGGCGAACCTCTATGTGCTGGTGCCTCCTGTGCTCAATCCAGTCATCTATGGGGCCAGGACCAAGGAGATTCAGAGTCGACTGCTGAGACTGCTTCAGTTGGGgaaaattttaatgtga